One Flavobacterium cerinum genomic window, CAGAATGTGTAGTAATTCTTTGTCATAAGCCGTATACTCACTTTCCGGTTTTACCGGATAGGTAGGTTGCAATTGTTTGGCTTGCTTAATCTGCATAAACTTGTCGAAATGGTCGTCTTCCATAAACTTATCATCAGCAGTGTTTTGGAATGCATCCTTAATCTGTACTTGTTGGCTGGCGCCTTCTCCCTGATCGGTAATAAGGTTGATCAGCATTTTAACCTGATAAAAACCATCGGATCCGTTTTCCGAGATATTCATATTTGAAAGGTTACGGTAAAATGCGGAGAAATGATTCACCTGATTAATTCCGCCTTTGATCTGATTTTTAAATTGTCCGGCTCCGTATTCCAGCGCTTTGTAGAAATCGGCGATATTAGCGTATTCTTTTACATTCTCTTTTAGCGACGGTTTTGAAGAAGAATCCCAATCCGGGTACTCAACCAGACACATTGCATTAATACGGGAAATGTCGAGCGGACCAATCTCGGCACTATACGGTTGGTATTCACTTGTCGGATTAGGTACATCCAGATTAAAATCAAGATGCGGAATCGTTTGTCCGGAATATACCGGTGGTGTAATCTTGGGCGAATAGCCATAAGCATTTGCTATATTGGCCGCACTTTGAAGATGTAACATCTCCTGATTAACGATCGTCTGAATCAGTTGGAAGGCATCTGAAGTCCGATCGATAACTGAGTACATGGCCGACATATAGAATGGGATCGTCCATAGCTCAAGATCGGCGGCATATTGCAGATGCTCGTGCAGGTGTTTGATATTCCACGAGGGATTATCGGTTACTGTAGTTTGAGTTTGGGTTTGCATAATGTTTGTTTTTGTTGGTATAGTTAGGATTACCGGAAACGGCCAATGGATATGGCTACGACTTCCAGATTGGATGTTTGCGAGGCATAAGGATCATAGAGGTAGTGCGGTTCTTCCATTCCGCCTTTCCAGGGACCGAAAATAAAGCCTACCGGCACATCAGTGTTATCAGTAAACATATAAAGCTGACCGTAACCAACACCGGAATCCGTATCATTATCACCGGAGCGGGAATCGTTAAAGTGAAGTGAACTTCCGGATGCCGTACTGTCGTATACCGAAATACGATAGGCATTGCTAACCGAACCGGATAAGTTTTCAAACAAACTAAGCGATACCGGTTCCGGAGCTTCTGTAAGTACCATAAAATGCCCGTTGGATTCTCCGTTTTGATAGGCCATACAAACGATATCACCAGCCTGAGCCGTTGAAAAACCGCTTTTTGGAGCACCGTTATAATTTCCGTCATTTTTTTGTTTTTTTATACCGGGAACATAAACGTTTCCGGAAACATAACTCCAACGTCCGGATAATAATACAGGAACAGCTACAGCAAATTCAAAAGCAGAAGGAACCCAACCTAAAGCGGCAAAATGAGCTTGATCGGTATCGACCTGACTTTTAAACAAACAAAAAGCGTTTTGCGCCAGCTCATTATTACCTACTGCAATCAGAACCCGGGAAGCAAAACCTACGCAGTCAATATTGGCATTAAAGCTGGATGTTGCAGGATCATAAGCAGCATTCGGGAATTGGTTTTGTGTAGGCCATACAACCGAAAAGGCATCGGGAGTAGGGATATAGTAGTTTTTGCCGGGATTAATATAATCGGTGCTGACCGTAAAGAGGTTGCCGTTGTAGGCGACCTGCTTACCGGATACATTTACTCCCGGAATGGTTTGATTTTTCTGTTGAACCAGAAAAGGTGTGGCTATTGCTGTAGCAGCATCTAAAATAGTAGTGTAGTATCCCGGTGTATAGCTATCGGGATTGGCAAAAAAATTGATTAAGGCCATTTGTTTGTAGTATATTTAAGGTTATTGATTCAGGACTTATTTCAAAGATATACGGAAGCAATTGCCCGTCGAAACGTAGAAATACCTGTTATATAAAACCGTAGAAATACCCGGAAAATAGTATGAAGATTCGAAGATGGGAAGATCGGAATAAAGAAAGAATAACTTTGATAGCGCGGATTTACTTCGTCAGTTCGGCTAAAGCCTCGGGTGTAATCCGTGTCAATAAAAAAGAGTAATCTATTCTTTTAAAAAGTTGTCGTTTTATTTTTAATAGAGTAAGTAATTATATGAATTTGTTTACTTTAGTTTTGATACGGATTGCAAATCCGTACCGTTGAAATATTATAAAATACAAAAAAGGCTGTCTCTTTTTTGAGACAACCTTTTTTATGTACTGTAACTGTAATAACTTATTTTTTTCCGGGAGCATTAATAACGGCAAAAGTAGGTTGGCAATATCCGGTAATGGTTTTTGTACCAGATGACGTAACACCTTGTGTAATCACATTGTTAAAGACTAGCTTGTAGTTATTGTTACCGTTGTCGGTAATAGTAACAGATCCGGTTGCATTGAATTCTTCTCCTCCAAATCCACCATCAGAATCCATATAAGAAATCAGTGCAGAATTTTCATCAAAACTTAATGTTTGCATAATAGGATAGGTTCCGTTAATAGTTGCTTGTGTAGCGGGATAAGATACTGCAAGCGTTATTGTTTTCATGTCGGATACACTTTCCATCTGGTTAACCATAATGAATGTTCGTACTTTCGCAGTGTTATTTGTTGGTGCAGTCATAAACTGAGTAGTGTTGAATGAAGCACCGGGCTGATTAGCAGCAATAACAAATGGCATATCATTAACCCAAAGCGTATGAGTATCGTCTTGTCTTGCAATAACATCGTCATTGTCGTTACTACATTGTATGTTAGTTAATCCTAAAGTTATAACACTAAGAATAATTAAAACTCTTTTCATAAAATTTGATTTTTGGATTGCAAATATAGAATGTTTATAATTAAGTTGTAAGAATATTAATACTGGATGAGATTATATAACAATTTTGATAAATAATATGATTCTGCCGGAATCCCGATGGAGCGGATTTGTAACCGAACGCATCGGAAATAGTGTAAAAATAAAACCCGATAACGTGTATTATCGGGTTTATATACATATAACTTTAAATTACTTTGTTCGGAATGCAATTTTATATTCCGCTTGAGCAAACGAATAACCGTCAGCCGATTTGGTACCGCGATCGGTAATGTAAAAATCATATTCTGTATTTGGTTTTAATTCGGACGTTTCGACCGTTAGAATGGTTTTACTTTCGTCTAAACCGACAATGTTTTTTAACGGAAAATGTTCTTTGCCGTTTTTAGAGAAGTTAATCGAAACTTTATCGTGCATCGGTTTGGAAAATACAATCTGAATCTTTTTAATGTCGGTGCTTACTTGTTGATTTCCGTTTTCAAATTCCAGAATACTTACGACTTTCGGTTGATTTTCTTTATGAGTTGACCATAATTTTCGAACAGCAACCGCATCGTTAAAATAGTTGGATTGCTCTAAAAATGTCAAAACAGCTGTTTCATTATCAAAATCGAGATCAATAATATCCTTAATTGCCTTTTTCTTGTCTTTCGCGTTTTCGTAGTACTTTTTTGAAATGACATATCCGACAAAATAACCCAAGTCAGGATGTTCATTTATATCACTGTTAAAAAACCAGTTGCTGAAATGCTGACCAAACATTTCTTTTTGGAAAGCCGTTCGTACCGCATCATAATTTTTATAACCGTAATCGATATACTGTGAAACAAATTTCGTGTTTAAAGCCAGTTCGGCAATAAGATCACAGGAACCTTCCTTAATTGCTTTTGATAAGACATTTACTTCTCCGTTTTTTTGAAACGTATGAATAAATTCGTGAACGGTAATTTGTTCCAGTTGTGAGGCATTAATATACCGGAACATTTTCTGAAGATTTTTATTTTCAAATTCAGAAACAACAGTGTTTTTGTCGCCAACGATTTTTTCAATACCCAAAAGCAGATCTTCTTTATTGGTAGTTCCCCCGGATACAAACGTTCCGATGGTATAGTAAATATTCCCTTTTGAATTATTCGGATAAAGCACTTTTAATCTTTCCAAAGCTTTGTTGATGCTTTTAATTTTTTTGGCATCAATTAAAGTGTTAGGACGAATTGAATTCCAGAATTGAGGATATTTTTCAATGGCTTTCAGATAATCCTCTTCGTTAAATTTTTTGATGGACATAAAGGCTGTAAGTCCGTCAGTTTTTTTGTTTAAAAACAACTCTTCCAAAACCTGTTTTTTGTTTTGATCGGTTTGTTGCATCTTGTCGTAAGCCGACCAGAAATTTGTGATGTCGGATGTGTAGATTTTTTGCGCATTGACAGTAGTGCATAATGCCAAAACTGCAATGGCGGATACCATGTGTTTCATTACTGATTGTTTGATTTGATGATTGATCGGCAAATAAACGAAATAAAAAGAATACTGTTTAATAAAGAAGAGCCATATTTCAGAAGGAACGAAGTGTAAAGTACGTTGCTTAAATTATTGTTTTACTTTTATAAAATAGTAAGATAAAGAAAAGGAAAATCAATTTTCAAAAAAGTTGATAGCATTAGCGGAAAGAGACGTAGCTATAAGAGAAAAGCTAAGGAAAGAAAACCGCCTTTCCGTGTCAATAAAGAAAGAGCAAACTATAGCCCTAAAAAGTTGTCATTTTATTTTTAATAGAGTAAGTAATTAAAAGAACTTGTCTACTCTAATTTTGGAACGGATTGCAAATCCGCTCCATCGGGGTAAGTAATTATAAGAAGTAGGTTCCATTAGTTTTGGAACGGATTGCAAATCCGCTTCATCGGGGAAGCTTAAATGATATAGCTATAAAAATGGCTGAGGTACTGAAATCACCTTTTCAGTTTAGGCTTGGTTTTCATAATGGCATAATAAGAAGATGTAAAAGCCGGTAAGCTTTGGTAACCTACTTTAAAAGCAATTTCACTAAGGGTAAATTGTTGGGTATCGATCAACTCAATACTTTTTAAAATCCGGATCAGCTGCATGTATTTTTGGAGTGTAATTCCGGTTTCCTGCTTAAATATACGCTGTAAACTCCGAATCGACATTTTAGCTTTATCCGCAAGAACATCACTATCGAAATGATATTGGTAGTTAGCATTAATATAACTGCAAATCGGAATCAAACGACTATCAGTGGGAACAGGTATTTGTAAACCGCTGCTTTCTTTGCAAAAATGCGGCAGACTATTTTGAATGGCCTGTAAAAAGATTTGCTGTTCCGTATCTTCAGTCAATACCTTATTCCATTTTGACGCATATCGTAACATTTCTTTTAATACAGCGGGAGCCGAAAATACATGAACATTCTGATAAAATTCCAGCTCGGAAACCGATTTAAATAACACCAGCATCAGATTAACCGTTTTTGCTTCGGAAGTGGTGCGATGCTCTTTACCGGTAGGTATCCAGATAACGTGGTTTTGCGGAACCAGATATATCTTTTTCTCAATATGAAAATATTGGTAGCCTTCCTCCACATAGGTCAACTGGTAGCGCTGATGAGAATGATCATATTCATCATGTTGCCAGTTTTCTTCATACCACACATAGGCATCTGTAGCGATAGTGTCAACATATTGCCCCGGACTTTTTTCGGTTAAGCCACATTTTTGCATGTCGTTTTATATATGGTTTTTGACAAATTTAATAAAAACGCCAATATTATTTTTGTTATTGAACTTAATTATCCAAAAAGATGAAAAGAATTTCCGGACTTCTGACAGTCCTTATTGTATTACTAAACCTATCGACAGCAATGGCACAAGATTATACAACCCGAATTTTAGTACTGATTCATTCGGATAATGGCGGTACTTATGAATTGGCGAAAGAAATCGCGAAAGGAATAGAAACCCATAAGGCGGTAAAAGCAGTTATAAAACAAGTAAAAGCGAGTACGAATCCGAAGTTGAAAGCTATTCCGGTAGCGACAGTAGCAGAATTAACATCGTATGACGGGATTGCTTTCGGATCGCCGGTTTATTTTGGTAATATCAGTACGCCGATGAGCGAATTTTTATCAGGAACGGTTAATCTGTGGACAAACCACGCTTTAGAGGGCATGCCGGCAACCGTCTTTATGTCGGCGGGAAGTGGTGCAGGAAATGAATTGGCCGTACAAGCCTTCTGGAATTCTTTAGCTGTACACGGAATGGTATTAGTCTCAAATGGTATACGAGGCTATGAAAATATTGATAAAAACATTCCACAAGGTAATACTGTCTTAGGAACGACCAGTCTGGCATCCCATAAAACAGTTGAAAGACCAAGTGAAGGGGAACGTTATATTGCCAGATTACAGGGCGAACATTTTGCCAAAGTAGTAACAGCATTAAAAGGTACGTTTACTAAAAAAACGTTGGCGGCAACCGAGACTAAAAAGGAAAAAGACATTGAAGCTGTGTTAAAAGAAAAGAATATCATTATTCCGCAGGCGCCTAATCCGGTTGGAAATTATACGGTATTTTCCCGTTCCGGTAATCTGGTTTTTATTAATCAGGTGGCTTTAAAAGAAGGTAAAATCTTCAATCCCGGAAAAGTAGGTGTTACGATAACGGAAGAACAGGCAAAAGAAGCGTCAAAGCAAACGATGCTAAATGTAATGGCCGTTTTAAAAAATGCTGTAGGAGGTGATCTGAATCGGGTTAAAAAATGTGTCCAGTTAACCGGTTATTTTAATACCAAAGAGGATTATACGCGTCACGCCGATTTAATGAATCCGGCTTCGGATCTTGTAGTAGCGATATTGGGCGAAAACGGAAAACATGCCCGCGGTACAATGGGAGTTTTGTCATTACCACTGAATTCAGCTGTGGAAATTCAGGCCATTTTTGAAGTGGAATAACACAATTGAAAGCGTAAAAAATGAAAAAGAATAAAGAAAGATTACCCTGGTTGGGTTTACTTGTAGTGCTATTGATAGCGGGTAATTTACGATCACCGATCACCGCTGTTAGTCCGATACTCGGAGAAATACGGGAAGTGCTGAATCTGAGTAACGTACAGGGAAGTTTGCTGACTTCCATACCCTTAATCGTTTTTGCAGGCTGTTCGATTTTGATCAGCAGAATTGCAGCTAAAACGAATATCAATTATGGCCTGCTGTTTTCTCTTGTGATATTGATCACCGGATTATATTTTAGAGTATCGGGAACTATACCGATGTTATATATCGGTTCTTTTCTTTTAGGATTGGGAATTTGTATCGGAAATGTAACAACACCGGCCTATATCAAAAACGTATTTCCCGAAAAGATCGGTATTGTAACAGGCATTTTTTCTGTAGCGATGAATTTGTTGGCTGCCTTGGCATCCGGTTTTAGTATTCGTATCGGGGAATGGACAAAAATGGGCTGGAAGGGCTCTTTGGGAATATGGATTGTATGGGCATTTTTAGCGCTTATAATTGTAATGGCTGATATTTTTAACGCCAAAGGGAAACCGGTAAAAGCACAGTCGGCAAAAGTTGCGTCTACATTTTCTATATTCCGTTCGAAACAGGCCTGGAGTATCAGTGTTTTTATGGGACTTCAATCATTACTGTATTATTGTCTCGTTGCTTTTCTTCCTACAATATTAATCGAATACGGAATGGATAAAACCAATGCCGGTTGGGTGATTTCGATTATGCAATTAGCGATGTTGCCGGTTATGTTTATCGGACCGGTAATAGCTGCCAAAATGGATGATCAAAAAATATTAATTTATGGTTTGGGTTTGTTGATGTTTACCGGAGTACTGTTATTAGCCGTATTTAAAACCCGATATGTATATATTGCTGCCATGTTGATCGGAATGGCCAGCGGTTTGGCTTTTAGTTTATGTTTGCTGTTTTTCTCCTTAAAAAGTAAAACGACGGAAGGAACATTAAAAATATCCGGGAAAGCGCAATCTGTAGGATATGCCATTGCTGCATGCGGACCACCACTTTTCGGAATGTTTCACGATTGGGACAGCACGTGGCAAACCTCTTTTTATTTTCTGATGGGAATAGTTTTGATCATGACTGTAATAGGAAGATGGGCAGCCCGACCGCGTTATATTGAAGAACATTGATTTTTTATTTCTTCAATTTTGAAATAAATAATAAACCAAATGAGCAAGGTTTATTGGTAATAAAATAATTAATAGTAGTTTTTTTCTTATATATTTAAAAAGGTGGAAACATTTTATAATATATTTGTATGATCTATCATAGTGTAAGTAAAATATATAAATACAGGTATGTTATTTGAGTAACGGTATGGAAAAAAAGAAAGATATCAAATTAGATAGCAATCCTTTAAAGGAAACAGAAAACATTTTTGATCAAATTAAAATAGACTATTTGACTTTAATTCTGGGATTTTCATTAAATCGACCGAAAGCAGCTGTAGTTAAAGATGAAAACTCAAATTTAATTGATTGGTTTTTTGTTGATGAGTATAAAACAGCCAAAATATTTAAAGTGGTATGTGAAAAGCTTATAAAAGAATTAAAACTTACTGATGATGTAGTGCTTAACGAATATGAAGACGGGTATTCCGGCGTTAAATCGACATCTCTGGCGAATTATCTGCGAACAATAAATTTTGACTCTAAAAAAGAAGACTTTAAGCCTGAAAAGTATTTTTCGTTTGAGAAAGAGATGAGTAATGATGAAAAATTTTCTTTCCTTTTAGGAAAATTTATCAGGTTTTATAATGACAGAAAGTTTATCCTAATGGACGGAGCAAAAAACTATGTAACACTTGATTTAATTAATTCCCTTTGCATAGGGAATGATAAAACGGAGGCAAAATTCTATTTAGGAATTTCAAATGTTGTTCATATTACCCTTAATCCGAATGGTGTATTATTGGAATCACTAAAATTCTGGTACAATAAAATAAAAGAATAAAATAGGATAGGCTACTGTTAAACTATTTATCTGTTTTATCAGCAATTAATATTTGAAAAAGATCGGTAAAAAAAACTATCAAATAAGATAATACTACATTTATTATATAAAAGGCGGTTCCAACTCATGGAACCGTCTTTTTTTGTATAACGGCTATTCGATTTTAAAGGTATATAAGGCACCGGATAATCACGATAATAGCAACTCATTCTTACAAAACTTAGAATAGTATTTACTGCAAAGACTGAATCCATTTGACTTATAACAAGTAGGATAGAAGCGTTTCGGGTAATTTTGGTGTGAATAATATAAACGAGAAATTGTATATGAGCCATTCTGTATTTTCTGTGGAAAGTCATCCGGAAACAAGTGTAAAAAAAAGAGAAAACGGTCCTGAAAAAATAAAAAAACAGACCGGTATCCGGAAAAAGATCGAGATCAGCCATGATTCCCTTAATAAAGAAATGGAATGGTTGGAATCGTTGATCGCGATACGTTGTAAAGAACTGTTTTTACAAGGTAAACTGGATTTTGAACCGGTTGATGAAATCCCTGAATTGCCCAAAACGGATTCGGATTCACCTTATGGAATTATCGTCAACACCTATAAACTTCAGGAAATGGATCGGGTCGTATTGGCTTTAGGTATTGCATCGGCTCATTACCCGTCGTTATTTAAATCGTTTATACAAATTGAAGAAAGCAGTAGCGCATTAGCAATTGATGTTGGCGGTGAATACAACAAAACAAACCGATCGTTTAAGCCGACATTTCAGACCGCACTTTTTTTACTGGCCGGAAAGGATTTGTCCTTATGGTCCAATTATAACGCAAAACTAATATCGGGAAGTGTCTTATTGCAAAATGATATTATCTACAATCGTACGGACACCGACTTTATTTACGGAAAAATTGAATTGGATAGGGCGTATTTAAATTATTTCCTGTCGGGTACAAAACCACGATTGGATCACGGAGCCTATTTTCCGGGGAGTTTATACGAATCGGATCTGACATTGGACGATATTGTTTTGGAACCGATGGTAAGAGAACAGATAAAACCGATAGGGCAATATATTAAAGCATTGGAAAGCGGTTTTTTTAAAAGCAAGGAGCACCATTTTAAATCCGGGTTTATTGCTTTATTCTACGGCGCACCCGGAACCGGAAAAACAATGCTGGCCGGGATTTTAGCAAATACGTATGGTATCGAGATGTACCATGTTGACCTTTCGCAGGTGGTTAGTAAATACATTGGTGAAACCGAAAAAAACCTGGAGATACTGTTTAACCGTTTACAGGGAAAAAACTGCATGCTTTTCTTTGATGAAGCCGATTCATTATTCGGAAAGCGTTCGGATGTAAAAGATGCACACGATCGTTATGCGAATCAGGAAGTGTCGTATTTACTGCAACGAATAGAAAAATTTGACGGACTTACGGTTTTGGCTTCCAACTTTGAAAACAATATGGACGATGCCTTTAAACGTCGGATCGATTTGTCGATTAATATCATCCGTCCGACCGAAGCTACCCGGGAAGCCCTTTGGAAGCAATACCTGCCTAAAAATGTAACGTTCGAAAGCGACGCTTTTTTAAAACATCTGGCGAAAGATTATTCCTATACCGGTTCCAATATCCGTAACATCATGAAAAATGTAGCGATAGCACTGCATAATGAAGGCGGAAAAAGAATTACACAGGAGTTGATCAGTCCTTTTTTAGCGGTCGAAAGCGAAAAAGCTTTCGGAAAAAATCAAGCTCGTGTCAACACTTTTATCAGGAGACCGGAATAAAATAAATAAGATGGAATTTGTATCTCCTTCCTTTTCTGAATTTCTGGAAGAACCGGTTGATTATTCAGATGAATAGATCCGGCTGAACTTAGAGATCCCAAAACAAGAAAACCATAAGCAACTACTTATGGTTTTCTTGTTTTGGGACTAATATCTACTATTTAGTATTACTGTTTTAATAAAAATTAATGCTTCGTAATAATTAACATTTTAAAAATTATTTCGAATACTGTTCTTCACTTACTTTTTCCATCCAGGTTACGGCAATACCGTTTATTTCTTCCTGAATAGCGATATGGCTCATGGCTTTGTTTGGAGAAGCACCATGCCAGTGTTTTTCGTTCGGCTCAAAATAAATAACATCACCGGGTTGTATTTCAAAAACAGCTTCGCCTTCTTTTTGTACCCAACCTAATCCGGAAACAACGATAAGTGTTTGTCCGGCCGGATGGGTATGCCATGCGGTTCTTGCACCGGGTTCAAAAGTAACCAAATTACCGGCTGCTCGGGTTGTTGCTTCTTTTGCAAATAAAGGATCAATTCTTACAGCTCCCGTAAACCAGTCTTCGCTTCCTTTTATCGATGACTGTGTACCGTTTTTTATAATTTTCATACTAGTATTTTTAGCTATTTCCGTTATTTTTCAGAGTAAATCCATTTAGAATAATTCCTTTTAAAAGAAAGGAGTAGCGATCATTATTTCATTTCGTTATTCGGTCTTTAACTGAATAAAGTCTACAATTAGCTTTACAACTTGTTTGTTTTTGTCGTAACCGACATAGCGAGGGTAGATACCGTCGCCCCATCCGGAACCGAACATGATTATGTTGGTATTCGAATTTACAGGTGTATAATTAATCCAGTCTTCTCCTCTTGAACTTTCAGGAATGTTGGCGTTTACTAGAAAATGTGTTTCTAAGATATCAGTATAATAATTACCGTCTTTGTTATTCGCATAAAAGTTGTCAATCTCGTCATTATACGACTTCCACGTTTCGAAATCCGAAAAACTTCCTAATCCGGTTTCAACAGGGAAAATGCCGTTCATTTTTTTCTCAAAGTCATCACTCAACAGTGCTTCTGAAATTAATGAAAATTCCCAACTAACCGGAATTTCGTCTTTGAAGCTAAGTTCGGCATAAGCAACGCGTCCTTTAAAATGATCATCAAGTCCGATGTACAGATAAACGGGATAATCTCCGGGTGGAACACTCCAGGATTGCGGTAGCCCTAATTCTCGATATAACGGATCTGTACAAACAACTTGTCCGCTGGGTACTATAAGATTGCCGGCAAAAAACCGATCGTACGATTGATTTGTTTTTAGATTTTCAAAATCGGAATAGTTGAACTCGGCAGCTTCGTTAAAGATGATTTGCTTTACTTTTTTATTTGTAGGGTTTTGTTCGGCTTGTGCGGTATTATCGTATAGTTCCATAATTATTTTGCTGTTATTTTGGTTGTTCAACTAAATAACGGGTTGTATCCGTATTTAGCTCTTTCCGTTAATTATTCGGATCAAACTCGATTATCCACTCAATGCCGTATTGGTCTCTGAACATAGCAAAATAGGAACCCCACGGACTATCTGAAATGGGCATTTCAATTGCTCCGCCTGCGGAAAGACGCTGAAATAAGCGATCCGCCTCTTCTTTACTTTCAGCGCTAATTGAAATTTTACTTCTGTTTTCATTTTCATTCACACGACCTAAAAATTCCGGAACATCATTTCCAATCAGTACATTACTCGTACCGATGGGTAGTGCAATATGCATAATCTTATTTTCTTCCTTTTCGCTGATTTGAAATTCCGTGTTTTTTAAATCTTTAAATCGGATAACTTTTGAAAATTCCCCGCCAAAAGCAGCTCTGTAAAATTCAAATGCTTCTTCAGCATTACCGTTGAAGTTAATATGTGGATTGATCAGTGCCATAATTGTATTGTTTTAGATTTACGATTTGTTTGCAATGATAAGAGGCAGTTTTGTTGTGTCGCCGGTTAATTGGTTCGAAGATCTTTCGTCTTAGCGTTTTCAATCTCAGAAAGATCAAAATCATTTTCGGTTATAAAGGTTGCTGTAATCTGCTTGGGTTGACCAACGGGATTAAGCCGCAGTAAATCGCTGTCGTCGTTTAGTTCCGTTAAAAATGCCGTTTCGGAATTTGCTTCACCGATTATAATCCACGGTTTTCCGAATTCCGTTTCCATATAGTAAACATTCAACTCCAAATTTCCGTTGTCGTGATACAATTTTTCGCCAATCGGATCACCTTGAAATTCACCGATAAGTTCAAAGTTTACTTGTCCGTTTTGATGATACTTTTTTCCGATTTCAGCTAAAATAAAATCCCGTTTAAGCTGCTCGATTTGGTTGCCTAAATCTTCCTGAACCTGGGAAGCATTAGAAAAACCGGGTCTTTCTGTTCGGAGTAAGAAGTATTTTTCCTCATTTTGAGTGCTATAAAGATAGAAAATTGTCAATTCACTTGCCATAAATAAGTAGTCAAAAATTAGCAGTCGTGTTCGTTGTAAGGTATATAGTACTTGTTATGTACCGTTTTTTTTATCGATTAAAATGCTCTAAAATCTGTATTATTTCTACGAGATAATTTATTTCTAAATTTAATGTTTTATTTCCGTCACGGTTAATTTCTACAGCATTTTCAGCAGTATTGTATTTTATAAGCAGTTCGGATCCTTCAATTTCCCAAGAATATTCATTGTTGTTTTCTTTGCAAAGCTGACCGGCATAGGGTTTTCTTACGTAGTTGGGATCTTCCCAAATCTGTTTTGCAATTTTAGTCAATAATTCGATTATTTCTTCATTGTCAGTGGCTGTAA contains:
- a CDS encoding ATP-binding protein: MSHSVFSVESHPETSVKKRENGPEKIKKQTGIRKKIEISHDSLNKEMEWLESLIAIRCKELFLQGKLDFEPVDEIPELPKTDSDSPYGIIVNTYKLQEMDRVVLALGIASAHYPSLFKSFIQIEESSSALAIDVGGEYNKTNRSFKPTFQTALFLLAGKDLSLWSNYNAKLISGSVLLQNDIIYNRTDTDFIYGKIELDRAYLNYFLSGTKPRLDHGAYFPGSLYESDLTLDDIVLEPMVREQIKPIGQYIKALESGFFKSKEHHFKSGFIALFYGAPGTGKTMLAGILANTYGIEMYHVDLSQVVSKYIGETEKNLEILFNRLQGKNCMLFFDEADSLFGKRSDVKDAHDRYANQEVSYLLQRIEKFDGLTVLASNFENNMDDAFKRRIDLSINIIRPTEATREALWKQYLPKNVTFESDAFLKHLAKDYSYTGSNIRNIMKNVAIALHNEGGKRITQELISPFLAVESEKAFGKNQARVNTFIRRPE
- a CDS encoding (R)-mandelonitrile lyase gives rise to the protein MKIIKNGTQSSIKGSEDWFTGAVRIDPLFAKEATTRAAGNLVTFEPGARTAWHTHPAGQTLIVVSGLGWVQKEGEAVFEIQPGDVIYFEPNEKHWHGASPNKAMSHIAIQEEINGIAVTWMEKVSEEQYSK
- a CDS encoding DUF4241 domain-containing protein, which gives rise to MELYDNTAQAEQNPTNKKVKQIIFNEAAEFNYSDFENLKTNQSYDRFFAGNLIVPSGQVVCTDPLYRELGLPQSWSVPPGDYPVYLYIGLDDHFKGRVAYAELSFKDEIPVSWEFSLISEALLSDDFEKKMNGIFPVETGLGSFSDFETWKSYNDEIDNFYANNKDGNYYTDILETHFLVNANIPESSRGEDWINYTPVNSNTNIIMFGSGWGDGIYPRYVGYDKNKQVVKLIVDFIQLKTE
- a CDS encoding VOC family protein, which produces MALINPHINFNGNAEEAFEFYRAAFGGEFSKVIRFKDLKNTEFQISEKEENKIMHIALPIGTSNVLIGNDVPEFLGRVNENENRSKISISAESKEEADRLFQRLSAGGAIEMPISDSPWGSYFAMFRDQYGIEWIIEFDPNN